From a region of the Fervidicoccaceae archaeon genome:
- the rtcA gene encoding RNA 3'-terminal phosphate cyclase has protein sequence MESAVLIDGSYGEGGGQIVRTSIALSAVSGRPVKIFNIRARRKNPGLQHQHLSAIRAIAMISEGRISGATLGSTEVFFVPGKLRSGNFRIDVGTAGSVTLIAQALLPILPFLPGRTKIEIIGGTDVPWSPTSDYFSTVVVGISEAIGLKFSFEIVKRGYYPKGGGRVIIEIDEPPGEIRPFKLIERGELKEIIILSTAHNLPRHVAERQANSAAEMLQSAMREVKLRRVIEDDSKGERPLDPGSSIAIVARTEKSFLGSDSLGERGKRAEVVGKEATEKLIEDLSTGKALDRHMSDMLIPIAALAGRGSELGGAKLTEHAATNVEIVKQLLGVRVEVSGRKGEPFTLKIL, from the coding sequence AGCGCAGTGCTGATAGATGGAAGCTATGGAGAGGGAGGAGGGCAAATAGTCAGAACATCCATCGCCCTCTCCGCAGTCAGCGGTAGACCAGTCAAGATCTTCAACATAAGAGCTAGGAGGAAGAATCCCGGACTTCAGCATCAGCATTTATCTGCTATCCGCGCCATAGCAATGATCTCTGAGGGAAGGATCTCTGGAGCAACCCTTGGAAGCACAGAAGTTTTCTTTGTGCCAGGTAAGCTAAGATCTGGGAACTTCAGAATAGATGTTGGTACTGCTGGAAGCGTAACCCTAATTGCCCAAGCTCTTTTACCGATCCTTCCATTTCTTCCCGGAAGAACGAAGATCGAAATAATTGGGGGAACAGATGTTCCCTGGAGTCCCACATCTGATTATTTCTCAACTGTCGTTGTTGGGATATCTGAGGCGATAGGGCTGAAGTTCTCCTTCGAAATTGTGAAGCGAGGGTACTATCCAAAGGGAGGAGGCAGAGTTATCATAGAAATCGACGAGCCCCCAGGAGAGATCAGACCCTTCAAACTTATTGAGAGGGGAGAACTAAAGGAGATAATCATCTTGAGCACTGCACACAATCTTCCCAGACATGTTGCAGAGAGGCAGGCAAATTCAGCAGCTGAGATGCTGCAAAGTGCTATGAGAGAAGTGAAGCTAAGGAGAGTCATTGAGGACGACTCGAAAGGAGAGAGGCCTCTGGATCCGGGATCTTCTATAGCGATAGTAGCACGCACTGAAAAATCCTTTCTCGGCTCTGACTCCCTGGGAGAGAGAGGAAAGAGGGCGGAAGTCGTTGGAAAGGAAGCTACAGAGAAGCTCATAGAGGATCTCTCAACAGGAAAGGCCCTAGACAGGCACATGTCCGATATGCTCATTCCTATTGCTGCCCTCGCTGGCAGAGGAAGCGAGCTGGGTGGAGCTAAGCTAACAGAGCACGCTGCAACTAATGTCGAGATAGTCAAGCAGCTTCTGGGGGTAAGGGTTGAAGTAAGTGGAAGAAAGGGGGAGCCATTTACTCTGAAGATCCTTTAG
- a CDS encoding DUF357 domain-containing protein, producing the protein MSDACSRASLYISMVKDALAQAKRSMEQLPPEDLKLVELSELYVKDADYYLSREDCTTAIAAISYAEGLLDSLALRGKLKIEWKREKAKKVVIAGTFDILHPGHVYFMKQAAQFGELYVIVSRDVNVKKIKGRETIFPEKSRLEMVKSIRWVKDAVLGDEEDFLKRVVELSPDILILGPDQKVDEIKLKEELERRGVRGIDVRRLEKRNTNVFPNSTTSIILEIVRRFCLPEREKGEECETAEHAKGSSE; encoded by the coding sequence GTGAGCGATGCATGTAGCAGGGCATCACTCTATATATCAATGGTCAAGGACGCATTGGCTCAGGCGAAAAGGAGTATGGAGCAGCTACCCCCCGAAGATCTCAAGCTTGTGGAGCTCTCAGAGCTCTATGTCAAGGATGCTGACTACTACCTTTCAAGGGAGGACTGCACAACCGCGATCGCCGCCATCTCATATGCAGAGGGTCTCCTGGATTCTCTGGCATTGAGGGGGAAGCTGAAGATAGAGTGGAAGAGAGAGAAAGCCAAAAAGGTTGTAATAGCTGGAACCTTCGATATACTGCATCCTGGACACGTGTACTTCATGAAGCAAGCTGCTCAGTTCGGAGAACTATACGTGATTGTTTCCAGAGATGTAAATGTGAAAAAGATCAAGGGGAGAGAGACTATTTTTCCGGAGAAATCTAGGCTCGAAATGGTGAAATCCATAAGATGGGTTAAAGATGCTGTTCTGGGAGATGAGGAGGATTTTCTGAAGAGAGTTGTTGAGCTTTCTCCTGATATACTTATTCTCGGGCCAGACCAGAAGGTCGATGAGATAAAGCTTAAGGAAGAGCTGGAGAGAAGGGGGGTTAGGGGAATTGATGTGAGAAGGCTGGAGAAAAGAAATACAAATGTTTTTCCAAACAGCACTACTTCTATAATACTGGAGATTGTGAGGAGATTTTGTCTACCAGAGAGGGAGAAGGGTGAAGAGTGTGAAACAGCAGAACATGCTAAAGGATCTTCAGAGTAA
- the dph5 gene encoding diphthine synthase: protein MSRCIGRIAFIGLGLQEGHITLRAAEALREADLVYLEEYTSFYYPEPILALEKIGVRREKIFRLSRKDLEESSGEKILKEALVGKAVALAVIGDPYIATTHLALKLHFMQRGCQVEYIPSVNIFSYSVSATGLFQYKFGESATIVYPKDGIISIYPYLVLEENRRRGLHTFFFLDIDEKLGPLSAAEAIKLLMQAEGIEKRKAFSEDIEVVVVERASWPDERIIAGRAGELMEMHFNPPDSLIVPGKLHFMEKEALEVYRK, encoded by the coding sequence TTGAGCAGATGCATTGGTAGAATTGCGTTCATTGGACTCGGCCTCCAAGAAGGACACATAACGCTTAGAGCTGCTGAAGCTCTAAGGGAGGCTGATCTGGTCTACTTGGAAGAGTACACTAGCTTCTACTATCCCGAACCAATCCTTGCCCTGGAGAAAATTGGTGTGAGAAGGGAGAAAATATTCAGGCTGTCAAGGAAGGATCTGGAAGAGAGCTCTGGGGAAAAAATTCTCAAGGAAGCATTGGTTGGGAAAGCCGTAGCTCTAGCTGTTATAGGGGATCCCTACATTGCAACAACTCATTTAGCTCTCAAGCTGCACTTCATGCAACGAGGATGTCAAGTGGAATATATACCCTCGGTCAACATATTTTCCTATTCCGTTTCAGCAACTGGCCTGTTTCAATACAAGTTTGGAGAGAGTGCAACAATAGTTTACCCAAAGGATGGAATTATCTCAATCTATCCTTATTTGGTGCTAGAGGAAAACAGGAGAAGAGGACTGCATACTTTTTTCTTCCTTGATATTGATGAGAAGCTTGGACCCCTCAGCGCTGCAGAGGCAATAAAGCTTCTAATGCAGGCAGAAGGGATTGAGAAGAGGAAAGCGTTCTCGGAGGATATTGAGGTGGTTGTTGTGGAGAGAGCCTCCTGGCCCGATGAGAGAATTATCGCAGGAAGAGCCGGAGAATTGATGGAAATGCATTTCAATCCTCCAGACTCGCTCATTGTTCCGGGAAAGCTGCACTTCATGGAAAAAGAGGCGCTTGAGGTGTACAGGAAGTGA